In Gadus chalcogrammus isolate NIFS_2021 chromosome 1, NIFS_Gcha_1.0, whole genome shotgun sequence, one DNA window encodes the following:
- the slc35c2 gene encoding solute carrier family 35 member C2: MARPVQFLCKTVRNVGLVLVYYVFSIGITFYNKWLMKGFHYPLFMTLVHLTMIFLLSTMTRHLVARWTGKPRVVLSWRVYLVKVAPTALATVLDIGLSNWSFLFITISLYTMTKSSAVLFILFFSLVFKLEEPNPYLVVVVVLISSGLFMFTFESTQFNMQGFLMVLLAAFIGGIRWTLTQILMQKAELGLQNPVDTMYHLQPLMFLCLFPLFLFNEGLGVSSSEKLFRVEHLPPLLYSLLTLSLGGALAFGLGFSEFLLVSRTSSLTLSIAGIFKEVCTLLLAAGFMGDRMSGVNWLGFAVCLSGISLHVGLKTYYSRNKGPSLRPLTSKSSELELPLLRADEDEDSPRGEDSDCGQEISLH; this comes from the exons ATGGCGCGTCCCGTCCAGTTCCTCTGCAAGACGGTCCGGAACGTGGGCCTGGTTCTCGTCTACTACGTGTTCTCCATAGGCATCACCTTCTACAACAAATGGCTGATGAAG GGCTTCCACTACCCTCTCTTCATGACCCTGGTCCACCTCACCATGATCTTCCTGCTGTCCACCATGACCCGGCACCTCGTCGCACGCTGGACGGGGAAGCCGCGCGTGGTCCTGAGCTGGAGGGTCTACTTGGTCAAAGTAGCTCCtacag cccTGGCTACGGTCCTGGACATCGGCCTGTCCAACTGGAgcttcctcttcatcaccatcaGCCT GTACACCATGACCAAGTCCTCCGctgtcctcttcatcctcttcttctccctcgtCTTCAAGCTGGAGGAGCCG AACCCgtacctggtggtggtggtggtgctgatctCCAGCGGTCTGTTCATGTTCACCTTTGAGTCGACCCAGTTCAACATGCAGGGCTTCCTCATGGTGCTGCTGGCCGCCTTCATCGGAGGCATCCGCTGGACGCTCACGCAGATCCTCATGCAGAAGGCGGAGCTGG GTCTCCAGAACCCCGTGGACACCATGTACCACCTGCAGCCCCTCAtgttcctctgcctcttccccctcttcctcttcaacgAAG gtcTGGGCGTGAGCTCGTCGGAGAAGCTGTTCCGGGTGGAGCACCTGCCCCCCCTGCTGTACTCCCTGCTGACGCTGAGCCTGGGGGGGGCGCTGGCCTTCGGCCTGGGCTTCTCGGAGTTCCTCCTGGTGTCCCGGACCTCCAGCCTCACCCTCTCCATAGCGGGCATCTTCAAg GAGGTGTGCACCCTGCTCCTCGCGGCGGGCTTCATGGGGGACCGGATGAGCGGGGTGAACTGGCTGGGCTTCGCCGTGTGTCTGTCCGGCATCTCTCTGCACGTGGGCCTCAAGACCTACTACTCCAGGA ACAAGGGCCCCTCGTTAAGGCCCCTAACGAGCAAGAGCTCGGAGCTGGAGCTGCCTCTGCTGCGGGCCGACGAAGACGAGGACTCGCCCAGGGGCGAAGACTCTGACTGCGGACAGGAGATCAGTCTACACTGA
- the taf13 gene encoding transcription initiation factor TFIID subunit 13 has product MADEEDDAGYDEEAEDGGGGLEAGGHGKRKRLFSKELRCMMYGFGDDQNPYTESVDILEDLVIEFVTEMTHKAMSIGRQGRVQVEDIVFLIRKDPRKFARVKDLLTMNEELKRARKAFDEANYGS; this is encoded by the coding sequence ATGGccgacgaggaggacgacgcgGGCTACGAtgaggaggcggaggacggcggcggcgggctggaggcggggggccacgggaagaggaagaggctgtTCTCTAAGGAGCTCCGCTGTATGATGTACGGCTTCGGGGACGACCAGAACCCCTACACGGAGTCCGTGGACATCCTGGAGGACCTGGTGATCGAGTTCGTCACGGAGATGACCCACAAGGCCATGTCCATCGGCCGCCAGGGCCGCGTCCAGGTGGAGGATATCGTGTTCCTGATCCGGAAGGACCCCCGCAAGTTCGCCCGAGTGAAGGATCTGCTGACTATGAACGAGGAGCTGAAGCGGGCCCGCAAGGCCTTCGACGAGGCCAACTATGGCTCCTGA